TCTGCAAGAAAACATTGTCCAAGGAGCAAGTCGCCAAGCTCCGGGATGCAGTTGCCAAGGATTACTACTTCCAGATGTATTATGATGACCTGCCTTTATGGGGATTCCTTGGTAAACTGGACAGGAACAAGGAGCATGGCGGTGGAAAGTGCCTTCTGTTTAAGCACATCCACTTTGACATCATGTACAACAATGACCGTGTCATAGAAATCAATGTTCAGACAGATCCGAATGTCGCTGTGGATATCACAGAGGACAAGGAAGTGCCGGTAGAGTTCTCTTATTCAGTAACATGGAAAAAGACAGACATTCCTTTTGAGAAAAGAATGGAGAAGTACTCCAAGTCTTCCTCTATGCCGCAGCACCTAGAGATCCATTGGTTTTCAATAATTAACTCATGTGTAACAGTGCTTCTTTTGACTGGCTTTTTGGCAACAATCCTCATGCGTGTGCTCAAGAATGATTTCATCAAGTAAGATCctaatcatttcattccattcccATCGCATGGAAGCTTTACTAAATACAGTTTTCATGCCCCTGTTTTTTTGAAGATATTCTCATGAAGACGAGTCCCTTGAAGACCAAGAAGAGACTGGATGGAAGTATATACATGGCGACGTCTTCCGTTTCCCGCAGAAAAAATCTCTTTTTGCAGCAATCATTGGATCTGGATCTCAGCTTCTTGCCCTGTAAGAGTTTCCTCGGTTCATTATATTTTATGATCCAGGCTATGCCATAATGATCCTAACATGTAACAAATGCTTCTCATCCAATAGTGCAAttttcatcttcctcctcgcgatTGTTGGGGTCTTCTATCCATACAACAGGGGAGCCCTTTTCACTGCCCTTGTAGTCATCTATGCTCTTACGTCTGGTATTGCTGGCTACACAGCCACTTCCTTCTATCTTCAGCTGGAGGGAACAAACTGGGTAAGGCTTGCAttagtggttggtttcttcaatgaaatCCTTTGGTGTTATATTCACAAACTCTGCCTTAATGTTTCAGGTGAGAAATCTGATATTGACTGGCTGCTTGTTCTGTGGGCCACTTTTCTTGACATTCTCCTTCTTAAACACTGTTGCGATAGCGTACAGTGCTACAGCAGCTTTACCTTTTGGTACTATCATTGTCATTATTCTCATCTGGGCACTTGTAACCTCTCCTCTCCTAGTGCTGGGTGGTATAGCTGGGAAAAATAGCAATACAGAATTCCAAGCTCCTTGCCGCACAACCAAATATCCACGGGAAATCCCTCAGCTGCCCTGGTACCGAAGCACCATTCCTCAGATGGCAATGGCAGGGTTTCTCCCTTTCAGTGCTATTTACATCGAGCTGTACTACATATTTGCCAGTATCTGGGGGCATAAGATATACACCATCTACAGCATCCTCTTCATTGTGTTCATTATCCTAATCATCGTCACAGCGTTTGTCACAGTGGCGCTCACGTACTTCCAGCTTGCAGTTGAGGATCACAAGTGGTGGTGGAGGTCAGTGTTCAGGACATCGCTTCATCTTTGGTTATCCTCGTCTGTtactgtttttgttttatttatgtttacttaGATACTTATTTGTTGTCTTTGGACAAGAGAATGGATCAGAACTGAGATAGGAATCGTAGGGAAATATGCAGTTCATCAATTATCCGGTAGATGGAAATGGCATGCTGGATCAATAGTATCCTATATTCAACATAAATGCACAGTATTATTTAAAGTTGTCTATGGAAATGCTTCAAGTCATACATAAAGTACCACAACTTAAACTAAACACTTGGCACTGTTTGGAACTTGAGTGGCACTTGAGGAGAAGACTCATCATGTATGAGGAAACCACATTCTACATTCTTGGATCCTCACATCTCTTGGACTTGATGCATACATATTGGGCATGTTGTGTTTTCTTGATGCTTATCAATAAGAGTTTGGGACAATTGTCAATGTACCATTGCAAATGTGTGCAATTGTCAATATACCATTGGAACGTGGCAATATCCCTAAAAGTTATTTTGCTTCGATTTGCAGATCTGTCCTTTGTGGAGGCTCCACTGGTATTTTCATCTTCTtctactgcatctactactaccaTGCCCGGTCAGACATGTCAGGCTTCATGCAAACATCCTTCTTCTTCGGCTACATGACCTGCGTCTGCTACGGTTTTTTCCTCATGCTGGGAACTGTTGGTTTCCGTGCATCGCTGCTATTTGTGCGACATATTTACCGTTCCATCAAGTGCGAGTAATCTACACCAGAGTGGTGACATCAGACATGGCACCCGGGAAGCTCAAGAGAAGCAAACCGACAGAGATTGCTTCTGAATTTTGTGTCCAAGCAAGTTGCATGTCCTCAATATGAACCTCTTCTCAAATTACATTATCGTGCAAGTTCTATTACGAATGATGATGTAATGTGTAGAACAGATTAGAGTCAACACTATGATGTTACACTTGTATCTACTGTGTTATTTAGTCCAATGTGATACATTAGTTTGTTCCTGGATCCTGTGTTTGCTTGGTTGCTTGTTAGAATTGTGCTTACCTGGTGGAGAGCACAGTTTGTGAAAGGTTTTTTTTTGCGAGTATGCAAATTGCGTGCCATATTTTTATGGAAGGCAGAAAGAGTCATTGTCACATCCCAGATTTCTCAAAACTGAATGTTTGAAAATTCACAGGGAATTAAACTTTTTCCAGAAATACTTATGTTTGTTTGCCTTCAGTTAGAATTAGGATAAAAACTGACTCAATAGATTGATAATGTGGCCCAATTGAACTTTTGGGGATTAATTAGAAACCCTAAATTGTCATTTAGGGGATAATTATAAAACCCAATGTGGAGCCACATGTTTTTAGAGTGACCTTGTAACCCTAGTGATAGTTGGAATCAAACCTCACAAAGCCCCACACCACTAGTTGAAACCCTAGGTTGAGTTCTAGAAAGTTAAAAGAAACCCTAGTGGGGTGAGCTAAGTAAGTAAGTAAAATCCTCAAAATAATTGAAAAAACAAATGTTCAAATTGGATAGAAGACAAACTCACTGAAATTTAAACAGTAACAAAATCCAAATGAGAAAATGGAAATGGCTATCATTTTGGAATGCTCCATTGGCAGCTTTCCATTCGCATGTGGAgggtccttgcctccttggtgttgcTACACATAACAAGGTTGTACTCATGAAACATCTACGTAATTTTCTTAATGGCCACAATTTAACATGGGCGCAGCTTATTTGGAATACCTATTACTCCTTTGGCCCTTCTACTGTTAGACATGTTGGATCTTTCTGGTGAAAAGCCATTCTAAAGCTTTTGCCTAAATTCAAGGAAATTGCTACTTGTACTGTGGCTCAAGGCACTTCTGGCATATTTTGGCATGACAATTGGGACAATGGTCCTCCTAAAATCCAATTCCCGAagttgttctcttttcttgttaaTTGCTCGGTCTCTATGGAATAGGTTTTTGACTCTAAAAGCTTTGAGGATCTTTTACACAACCCCTTTCAATCCAAGCTTTGGCTCAGTTTTAATAAAATCAGATGATCTTGACTCAAACTTAGCTCACCACAAACAATGACAAATTGAACTATTGTTGGAATTATGCTTTTCTTTCTCTTCTGCCAAACTCTACAAGGTTTTGATACAAGGGGAGGTTGTTCATCCTATCAGTATGAAGATTTGGAAATTAGCAGTACTCCTGAGATACAAGATTTCTGTTGGTTGCTCCTCCATGACAGACTGAACACCAAAGATCTTTTGCATAGAAAATCATTTCACTTGCCACCATTGTGTTCTATGCAATGAATAAAAGGAATAATCTACCTTGCATCTTTTCTGGGATTGCACCTTTGCTTTGCAATGCTAGGATAAGATTATCCCCAACAAGACGAGAGATACTTCCATGCTTCAAGAGATTAATTAATCTGTTCCTAGCTGAGTTGGGTAATGGTATTGCTATGAACATCATAATCATGGGCTGCTGGTACATCTGGATGCAAAGATTTTTTTAAATGGCAATCCTAGCATTCTGTTGTAGAAGATGTTACTCAAGAAAGACTTGATCTTGGCGAGACACAAAATCAGCCACAAGTTTCTTCAAGTTC
The sequence above is drawn from the Triticum aestivum cultivar Chinese Spring chromosome 7A, IWGSC CS RefSeq v2.1, whole genome shotgun sequence genome and encodes:
- the LOC123147090 gene encoding transmembrane 9 superfamily member 2 encodes the protein MVRTEAAGAALAVALLACMVGAGADGSDHKYKEGDRVPLYANKVGPFHNPSETYRYYDLPFCAPEHPKDKREALGEVLNGDRLVDAPYELNFKEDTNSKTLCKKTLSKEQVAKLRDAVAKDYYFQMYYDDLPLWGFLGKLDRNKEHGGGKCLLFKHIHFDIMYNNDRVIEINVQTDPNVAVDITEDKEVPVEFSYSVTWKKTDIPFEKRMEKYSKSSSMPQHLEIHWFSIINSCVTVLLLTGFLATILMRVLKNDFIKYSHEDESLEDQEETGWKYIHGDVFRFPQKKSLFAAIIGSGSQLLALAIFIFLLAIVGVFYPYNRGALFTALVVIYALTSGIAGYTATSFYLQLEGTNWVRNLILTGCLFCGPLFLTFSFLNTVAIAYSATAALPFGTIIVIILIWALVTSPLLVLGGIAGKNSNTEFQAPCRTTKYPREIPQLPWYRSTIPQMAMAGFLPFSAIYIELYYIFASIWGHKIYTIYSILFIVFIILIIVTAFVTVALTYFQLAVEDHKWWWRSVLCGGSTGIFIFFYCIYYYHARSDMSGFMQTSFFFGYMTCVCYGFFLMLGTVGFRASLLFVRHIYRSIKCE